One window of Pseudacidobacterium ailaaui genomic DNA carries:
- the recG gene encoding ATP-dependent DNA helicase RecG has protein sequence METPVQFVKGIGPQIAQLLAAKGISTVEDLLYHLPFRYEDRLHPRRLHELQPGEMASVIAEVRGTALLRTRAMPIFEMTVGQGTQSLKCIWFHGAYLKDRFKHGQMLALYGKVEASRSGRGFKMIQPQFELLPTDHDDDEDRLLEVGRIVPVYESLGGSRLTSRWIRRMIFQVLRELRGNVPETIPAALRERLGLPARAEALHHVHFPPPGTPIPKLQASATPAHRRLIFEELFYLELGLELKRRRFRERAGISFETSDKVRNAIREVLPFHPTTAQKRALAEIVADMRQPSPMRRLLQGDVGSGKTIVAFQAMLVAMENGYQAAMMAPTEILATQHYLAAKKLLERSSRKYRIVLLTGSLDDDLKRLNRRRIAEGEADLVIGTHALIEEKAEFHKLGLIVVDEQHRFGVMQRFRLMRKPTDAEPDVLVMTATPIPRTLALSLYGDLDLSVLDELPPGRTPVVTRRVADERAEEVWKFIREQAAKGHQAYVVYPVIEGAKDDQPELDFAPPEQEEERPKKKKAKAPELFERPSLKAAVEMYEALRTGPLAGLRLGLLHGRLDSDEKEVVMRRFQRGETDVLIATTVIEVGVDVPNATVMVIEHAERFGLAQLHQLRGRVGRGAAKSYCILMTSGKVTSEAEERLAAMVRTQNGFELAELDLQLRGPGEFFGTRQAGLPDFRIANLLRDREALELAKQEASTFVRNSGEVATEEERSVIRQRLREAWQRRYGLIEAG, from the coding sequence ATGGAAACACCTGTCCAGTTCGTCAAGGGAATTGGACCGCAGATTGCACAATTACTGGCCGCGAAAGGCATTTCGACCGTAGAGGACCTGCTCTATCATTTGCCCTTCCGGTATGAAGACAGGCTGCATCCGCGCAGGCTGCACGAATTGCAGCCCGGTGAGATGGCCAGCGTCATTGCGGAAGTGCGCGGCACCGCTCTGTTGCGCACACGGGCCATGCCAATTTTTGAGATGACCGTGGGCCAGGGAACACAGTCCCTCAAATGCATCTGGTTTCATGGGGCCTATCTCAAAGACCGGTTCAAGCACGGACAGATGCTCGCACTTTATGGAAAGGTGGAGGCATCGCGCTCCGGCCGAGGATTCAAGATGATCCAGCCGCAGTTTGAACTGTTGCCCACAGACCACGATGACGATGAGGACCGTCTGCTCGAAGTGGGCCGTATTGTTCCGGTCTATGAATCGCTGGGTGGAAGCAGGCTGACTTCGCGCTGGATCCGGCGCATGATTTTTCAAGTCCTCAGAGAACTAAGAGGAAATGTTCCGGAAACCATACCTGCAGCATTGCGGGAGCGCCTGGGACTGCCCGCCCGGGCAGAGGCGCTCCATCATGTGCATTTTCCGCCCCCCGGAACGCCGATTCCTAAGCTGCAGGCATCTGCCACTCCCGCGCACAGAAGGCTGATCTTTGAGGAGTTGTTCTATCTCGAACTGGGGCTTGAGCTGAAGCGCAGACGGTTTCGCGAGCGTGCAGGAATTTCATTTGAGACCAGCGACAAGGTCCGCAATGCCATACGCGAGGTCCTGCCCTTTCATCCTACGACGGCACAGAAACGGGCATTGGCAGAGATCGTTGCTGATATGCGCCAGCCTTCCCCGATGCGGCGGCTGCTGCAGGGCGACGTCGGCTCAGGAAAGACCATCGTTGCATTCCAGGCCATGCTGGTGGCCATGGAGAATGGTTACCAGGCGGCGATGATGGCCCCGACCGAGATCCTGGCAACCCAGCATTACCTGGCGGCGAAAAAGCTACTGGAGCGGTCTTCAAGAAAATATCGGATTGTGCTGCTGACGGGCTCCCTGGATGATGATCTGAAGCGATTGAACCGAAGGAGGATCGCGGAAGGTGAGGCGGACCTGGTCATTGGGACGCATGCGTTGATTGAGGAAAAAGCTGAGTTCCATAAGCTCGGCCTCATCGTGGTCGACGAGCAGCACCGTTTTGGCGTGATGCAGCGATTCAGACTCATGCGGAAACCCACCGATGCCGAGCCGGATGTGCTGGTAATGACGGCAACACCGATTCCTCGCACACTGGCTCTCTCTCTCTATGGTGACCTCGATCTGAGCGTACTTGACGAGCTCCCGCCCGGGAGGACTCCGGTCGTGACGCGAAGGGTTGCTGATGAGCGTGCGGAAGAAGTTTGGAAATTCATCCGTGAGCAGGCCGCGAAAGGTCATCAGGCTTATGTGGTTTATCCGGTAATTGAAGGAGCAAAGGATGACCAGCCGGAGCTCGATTTTGCGCCTCCAGAACAGGAAGAAGAAAGGCCCAAAAAGAAAAAGGCAAAGGCCCCGGAGCTGTTTGAAAGGCCTTCGCTGAAAGCCGCGGTGGAAATGTATGAAGCACTGCGTACAGGGCCCCTTGCTGGGCTGCGCTTAGGGTTGTTGCACGGACGGCTTGACTCTGACGAGAAAGAAGTCGTGATGCGACGATTTCAGCGGGGCGAAACCGATGTTCTGATTGCGACCACGGTGATAGAGGTGGGCGTGGACGTTCCGAATGCTACTGTGATGGTCATAGAACACGCGGAACGTTTCGGACTGGCGCAGTTACATCAGCTTCGAGGCCGGGTTGGGCGGGGAGCTGCGAAGTCCTACTGCATTTTGATGACAAGTGGCAAGGTCACTTCCGAAGCCGAGGAGCGTCTGGCGGCCATGGTGCGCACACAAAATGGTTTTGAACTGGCCGAACTGGATTTACAACTGCGGGGTCCGGGCGAGTTTTTTGGAACGCGGCAGGCGGGACTTCCGGATTTCCGTATTGCCAATTTGCTGCGTGATCGCGAAGCGCTCGAACTGGCCAAACAGGAGGCTTCGACATTCGTCAGAAATTCGGGCGAAGTAGCCACTGAAGAAGAGAGGTCGGTCATAAGGCAAAGGCTCCGTGAAGCATGGCAACGCCGGTATGGACTGATAGAAGCTGGCTAA
- a CDS encoding 3-deoxy-D-manno-octulosonic acid transferase: protein MIFYSFALTMAMLLGAPYWLFCMVRSGKYREGFRERFGIVPRRIKREHGRPVIWVHAVSVGELLAASHLLTELQKRLPDWRLVVSTTTGTGQRLARERFGQESVFYFPLDFAFAVRSYLRALRPALLVLVETEFWPRMLVECRKAQVPVAVVNARISDRSWPRYRRLGFLWKRLLRGLALALTQSEQDMERLRALGVTHVRLGGNLKFDVRASALAPLTQCVKEHLAPQTRVLICGSTLDGEEKVLIENAPEDCLLVLAPRHPERFDAVAHLLRQQERRWVRRSEWAKQPQMLGNGQIFLLDSIGELASLYSLAKAAFIGGSLVPSGGHNPLEAAQFAVPVVMGPHYENFRAIVEKLRAADAIRIATQNEIGAVLRALLQDDATARGIGERGQAVFMAESGATARAVEALVKLVKERR, encoded by the coding sequence ATGATTTTTTATAGTTTTGCCCTGACGATGGCCATGCTGCTAGGCGCGCCATACTGGCTCTTTTGCATGGTCCGCAGCGGCAAATACCGTGAGGGGTTCCGAGAGCGCTTCGGAATTGTGCCACGGAGGATAAAGAGAGAGCATGGACGGCCTGTCATCTGGGTCCATGCTGTATCTGTAGGGGAGCTATTGGCCGCGTCGCACCTGCTGACCGAACTGCAGAAAAGGTTGCCAGACTGGCGCTTGGTGGTTTCCACCACAACGGGGACCGGACAGAGACTTGCAAGAGAGCGCTTCGGACAGGAAAGCGTCTTTTATTTCCCGCTGGATTTTGCTTTTGCGGTACGAAGTTATCTGCGCGCGCTTCGTCCTGCCCTGCTAGTGCTGGTGGAAACCGAATTCTGGCCCCGTATGCTGGTGGAATGCCGGAAGGCGCAAGTCCCGGTGGCGGTTGTGAATGCGCGCATTTCTGACCGCTCCTGGCCCCGTTATCGGCGGCTGGGGTTCCTGTGGAAACGGCTTTTACGCGGTCTGGCCCTAGCGCTCACCCAGAGCGAGCAGGACATGGAAAGGCTCCGCGCCCTCGGCGTTACCCATGTGCGCCTGGGCGGCAATCTGAAATTCGATGTTCGTGCCAGCGCCCTTGCTCCTCTGACGCAATGCGTGAAAGAACATCTCGCACCGCAAACCAGGGTACTGATCTGTGGCAGCACTCTGGATGGAGAAGAGAAGGTCCTGATCGAGAACGCGCCAGAAGATTGTTTGCTGGTCCTGGCTCCGCGCCACCCTGAGAGATTTGATGCAGTGGCCCATCTGCTTCGCCAGCAGGAAAGAAGATGGGTCCGGCGCTCGGAATGGGCCAAGCAACCGCAGATGCTGGGAAATGGACAAATTTTTCTGCTCGATTCGATCGGAGAGCTGGCTTCGCTGTACTCTCTGGCGAAAGCGGCCTTTATCGGGGGCAGCCTGGTGCCGTCCGGAGGACATAATCCTCTGGAAGCGGCCCAGTTTGCGGTCCCGGTTGTCATGGGGCCGCACTATGAGAACTTTCGCGCAATTGTTGAAAAACTTCGCGCGGCCGATGCAATCCGCATCGCAACGCAAAATGAAATCGGAGCAGTACTGCGAGCGCTTTTGCAGGATGATGCGACTGCGCGGGGCATTGGCGAACGCGGCCAGGCAGTGTTCATGGCTGAGTCCGGGGCAACGGCGCGCGCAGTAGAAGCCCTTGTGAAACTGGTTAAGGAGAGACGCTGA
- the lpxK gene encoding tetraacyldisaccharide 4'-kinase, with translation MRRLLSLCNPVYAAALAVKNHAYDRKWLRIRRLEWPVVSIGNLSVGGAGKTPVVMALARLLTANGIQADVLSRGYGRESRTVEQVDPGGDAKQFGDEPLLLAQAAGVPVYVGANRYQSGLVAEREVAGPRIHLLDDGFQHRQLARDMDIVLLHRDDFSQSLLPGGNLREPLSALQRASVVILRKEDAHLEEQLRIHCQKKPIWYVKRTLMVPSGMGKVVAFCGIARPDEFFQALRQLQIEIVEAISFSDHHGYAEQDIRRLVQSISSAGGSVFLTTEKDFVRLSRTQKAQLQGVAPVKVARLEAHLQNQEAILSRISQLLLRPRS, from the coding sequence ATGCGCCGGCTTCTCTCTCTGTGCAATCCGGTCTACGCGGCCGCCCTGGCCGTGAAGAACCACGCATATGATCGTAAATGGCTGCGCATACGGCGGCTGGAATGGCCTGTAGTCAGTATCGGGAACCTCTCAGTCGGAGGGGCAGGCAAAACGCCGGTGGTCATGGCACTGGCCCGGCTGCTTACCGCAAATGGCATCCAGGCAGATGTGCTTTCGCGGGGATACGGCCGTGAATCCAGAACAGTGGAGCAGGTGGACCCGGGAGGCGATGCAAAACAATTCGGAGATGAGCCGCTTTTGCTTGCACAGGCTGCCGGAGTTCCCGTCTATGTGGGGGCAAACCGCTATCAGTCAGGACTTGTGGCGGAACGAGAGGTGGCCGGCCCGCGCATCCATCTGCTGGACGATGGCTTTCAACATCGACAACTGGCCCGCGACATGGACATTGTGCTTCTCCATCGCGACGATTTTTCTCAGAGCTTACTGCCTGGAGGCAATTTGCGCGAGCCCCTTTCCGCCCTACAACGAGCATCAGTGGTGATTCTGCGGAAGGAAGATGCCCATCTCGAAGAGCAACTCAGGATACATTGCCAGAAGAAGCCAATCTGGTACGTCAAGCGTACCCTGATGGTACCGTCGGGCATGGGAAAAGTCGTAGCCTTTTGCGGAATTGCGAGACCGGATGAATTTTTTCAGGCGCTCCGTCAGCTTCAGATCGAAATTGTCGAAGCAATCTCATTTTCAGACCATCATGGTTACGCGGAGCAAGACATCAGAAGACTGGTCCAGTCCATTTCCAGCGCCGGAGGAAGTGTCTTTCTTACAACAGAAAAAGATTTTGTACGTCTTTCCCGAACACAGAAGGCACAGCTGCAGGGTGTCGCGCCGGTGAAAGTGGCCAGACTGGAGGCGCATCTGCAAAATCAGGAAGCCATACTCAGTCGGATAAGCCAGCTCCTGCTCCGCCCCCGGTCTTAA
- a CDS encoding glycosyltransferase family 9 protein — protein MPTKNQTLRVLIVRLGAMGDILHALPAVTALRAAHPEWFLGWAVEPQWRGLLAANGATERGPSMPLADKIHLVPAKQWGRNPLSGSTIRDIRRVRRDLRAEHYDICVDLQGAVRSAVLGRWSHPQRLIGEAKPREWAAQYLFDETVNTRGVHVIEQAIEVVCAIAQEELPLVPPRLPRSEDAERKYSSVQRPFAILNPGAGWGAKRWPAERYGAVARALADKGLFVVINAGPGEEELAEEVKRSSIAKAIVLSPSVEELIALTRDASLMIAGDTGPLHLASALGVPVVGIYGPTDPARNGPFGGRFRVLRNPQSKRDHSRRAEPEAGLLTISVEEVVQAAEELLKETGKDVC, from the coding sequence TTGCCAACAAAAAACCAAACATTAAGGGTGCTCATTGTAAGGCTGGGTGCGATGGGCGACATTCTGCATGCTCTGCCGGCCGTTACGGCCCTCCGCGCGGCACATCCGGAATGGTTTCTCGGCTGGGCGGTTGAGCCGCAGTGGCGCGGATTGCTGGCCGCCAACGGGGCCACGGAACGGGGCCCGTCCATGCCTCTAGCCGACAAGATCCATCTTGTGCCTGCGAAGCAGTGGGGACGAAATCCGCTAAGCGGCAGCACCATCCGTGACATCCGCCGCGTGCGCCGGGACTTGAGGGCGGAACACTACGATATTTGTGTGGATTTGCAGGGGGCCGTGCGGTCCGCCGTTCTTGGCAGGTGGTCACATCCGCAAAGATTGATTGGAGAGGCCAAGCCACGCGAGTGGGCCGCCCAGTATCTGTTCGATGAAACCGTGAATACACGCGGTGTGCATGTCATTGAACAGGCGATCGAGGTCGTGTGTGCAATCGCGCAAGAGGAACTTCCGCTGGTGCCACCGCGGCTTCCTCGGAGCGAAGATGCGGAACGGAAATATAGTTCTGTCCAGCGGCCGTTTGCCATTCTGAATCCAGGTGCTGGATGGGGTGCGAAGCGATGGCCGGCAGAGCGTTATGGTGCAGTGGCCCGGGCGCTCGCAGACAAAGGCCTCTTCGTTGTCATCAATGCGGGCCCGGGAGAAGAGGAGCTGGCAGAGGAGGTAAAGCGGTCCAGTATCGCAAAGGCCATCGTACTCTCGCCCAGCGTGGAGGAGTTGATTGCCCTGACTCGGGATGCCTCCCTCATGATTGCCGGAGATACGGGCCCCCTGCATCTGGCTTCAGCGCTTGGTGTTCCCGTAGTTGGCATCTACGGGCCAACGGACCCGGCGCGCAACGGGCCTTTCGGCGGAAGGTTTCGGGTGCTGCGGAATCCGCAAAGTAAACGGGACCACTCTCGGCGTGCGGAGCCGGAGGCTGGACTACTGACGATTTCCGTCGAGGAAGTGGTCCAGGCTGCGGAGGAGCTTTTAAAGGAGACGGGGAAAGATGTCTGTTGA
- a CDS encoding methyltransferase family protein, translated as MSVDWDHVARRIRVPMGFVFAFVFVLLARPTLVSMMYSLLLVVPGLLLRAYASGYVKKNAELTTTGPYAYTRNPLYLGSMLMAFGFAAASRSLLITLLLVLLFAVIYLPVIRAEETFLRKTFAGFDAYAASVPRILPRLRPAHPGQNGSGAFSFSLYRKHREYNALMGAAALYAVLALRVLYFH; from the coding sequence ATGTCTGTTGACTGGGACCATGTAGCGCGCCGGATTCGCGTACCCATGGGGTTTGTTTTTGCTTTTGTGTTTGTTCTTCTGGCACGGCCCACGCTTGTCTCAATGATGTATAGCCTGCTGCTTGTGGTCCCAGGATTGCTGCTTCGTGCCTATGCATCCGGATATGTAAAGAAAAATGCTGAACTAACGACGACCGGCCCTTATGCCTACACGCGAAATCCACTGTATCTTGGTTCGATGCTCATGGCATTCGGTTTTGCCGCTGCTTCCAGAAGTCTGCTGATTACTCTGCTGCTTGTCCTCTTGTTTGCTGTTATCTACCTTCCTGTCATCCGGGCCGAAGAGACGTTCCTGCGAAAGACATTTGCCGGCTTTGATGCCTATGCGGCAAGTGTGCCCCGTATTTTGCCGCGTCTTCGCCCCGCCCATCCAGGGCAAAACGGCAGCGGTGCTTTTTCCTTTTCTCTTTACCGGAAACATCGCGAGTACAATGCACTCATGGGAGCGGCGGCCCTTTATGCCGTGCTCGCCCTCAGAGTCCTATATTTCCATTAA
- a CDS encoding DUF3108 domain-containing protein, protein MNRHSRLLPIFLCALLLANLKAQSTNNPPVLPAPHQGLGLPAKQTLSYSVDWRVFPAGTVTFHQEAEGDAQHITVVADSIGAVNLIYRVSDRFQSSFDRRTGCSIAFSKQLQEGRRQVNSTLNFNYAQKKAVMEEKNLVSGISRHQEAPLPGCVSDLLSAIFYTASQPLQVGQSFQVPVYDAMRTIPVTMKVESREAVKTPSGTYQTIRVQPTADAGVVKNRGNIWIWYTDDERHIPVQMRARLFWGTLTFQLTGIDSK, encoded by the coding sequence TTGAACAGGCATTCTCGACTGCTTCCCATCTTTTTATGCGCTTTGTTGCTGGCCAACCTGAAGGCACAATCCACAAACAATCCGCCGGTTTTACCCGCACCGCATCAGGGGCTGGGGCTCCCGGCAAAGCAGACCCTCAGCTATAGCGTGGACTGGAGGGTGTTTCCGGCCGGGACAGTAACTTTTCATCAGGAGGCGGAGGGTGACGCGCAGCACATCACTGTTGTGGCGGATTCGATCGGCGCAGTGAATCTTATCTATCGCGTTAGTGACCGCTTCCAGTCCTCTTTTGATCGCCGCACGGGCTGCTCGATTGCATTCAGTAAGCAGCTCCAGGAGGGGCGCCGCCAGGTAAACAGCACCCTGAACTTTAACTACGCGCAAAAAAAGGCGGTCATGGAGGAAAAGAACCTGGTTTCCGGTATCAGTCGGCACCAGGAAGCCCCTCTCCCTGGCTGCGTGAGTGATCTGCTCTCTGCCATCTTCTACACAGCATCGCAGCCCTTACAGGTAGGACAGAGCTTTCAGGTCCCGGTTTACGACGCCATGAGGACCATCCCGGTCACCATGAAAGTGGAAAGCAGGGAAGCGGTAAAGACCCCATCGGGTACCTATCAGACCATCCGAGTGCAGCCCACTGCTGATGCCGGTGTGGTGAAAAACCGAGGGAACATCTGGATCTGGTACACAGATGATGAGCGGCACATCCCGGTGCAGATGCGCGCCAGGCTCTTCTGGGGAACGCTTACGTTTCAGCTTACCGGCATAGACTCCAAATAA
- a CDS encoding bactofilin family protein, with protein sequence MAGAGNVAIAAIGKSVQIRGEVKGSEDLLVDGVVEGTITLSDSRLTIGANARVQANVAARDVVVNGTLNGNIHATGRVELRAGCLVTGDVHAQRLSIEENAVFSGKVDLMQGTGATERPSAPSSAPASSTAGEKPGALFSAPN encoded by the coding sequence ATGGCAGGTGCGGGTAACGTTGCAATTGCAGCGATCGGCAAGTCAGTACAGATTCGCGGAGAAGTGAAAGGGAGTGAAGATCTTCTGGTAGACGGCGTCGTCGAAGGGACGATAACGCTGAGCGACAGCAGATTGACCATCGGTGCAAATGCCCGAGTGCAGGCAAATGTTGCTGCCCGAGACGTAGTGGTGAATGGCACCTTAAACGGAAATATTCACGCAACCGGAAGGGTCGAACTGCGGGCCGGCTGTCTGGTTACTGGAGATGTCCATGCACAGCGCCTGTCGATTGAAGAAAACGCTGTTTTCAGCGGAAAAGTAGACCTGATGCAAGGAACAGGGGCTACGGAACGGCCTTCTGCACCGTCCTCAGCGCCTGCCTCGTCCACTGCTGGGGAGAAACCGGGAGCGCTCTTTAGCGCCCCAAATTGA
- a CDS encoding class I SAM-dependent methyltransferase, producing MSVLRSLFGRGSAEPRSEKPTILSGPRVPRHSSGWSALQKHLKSEQALRVLDIGPTSPSNINYLTSLGHSVWMADLVHEALKGGWELPAAEEGDAPGFDVEGFFEQNMNFGGREFDVVLLWTTLDYVPEPLVAPLIEKLYHSLHAGGRVLALFHSKKTGPDTAFCRYHLTDSELIEMQESEPFPIQRVYTNRNIEKLFSAYSNCKFFLAKDHLYEVMITR from the coding sequence ATGAGTGTTCTGCGTAGTTTGTTTGGCCGTGGGTCTGCGGAACCGCGGTCTGAAAAGCCGACCATCCTCTCTGGACCGCGGGTGCCCAGGCATTCCAGCGGATGGTCCGCCCTGCAAAAACACCTCAAAAGTGAACAGGCATTGAGGGTGCTGGACATTGGTCCCACCTCGCCCTCCAATATCAACTATCTGACCAGCCTGGGCCACAGCGTATGGATGGCAGACCTGGTCCATGAGGCCCTAAAGGGCGGCTGGGAGCTTCCCGCAGCTGAGGAGGGCGATGCCCCGGGATTTGACGTGGAGGGTTTCTTCGAGCAGAACATGAACTTTGGCGGTCGAGAGTTTGACGTTGTCCTCCTATGGACAACGCTCGATTACGTGCCTGAGCCGCTGGTGGCCCCGCTCATAGAAAAGCTCTATCATTCACTCCACGCCGGTGGACGGGTACTTGCTCTCTTCCACTCCAAGAAAACCGGCCCCGATACGGCCTTTTGTCGATATCACCTTACCGACAGCGAGTTGATTGAGATGCAGGAAAGCGAACCTTTTCCGATCCAAAGGGTTTACACAAATCGCAATATTGAAAAGCTCTTTTCGGCATACAGCAATTGCAAATTTTTTCTAGCGAAAGACCACCTTTACGAAGTAATGATTACTCGCTGA
- a CDS encoding SPL family radical SAM protein, with translation MGEEKANLHTLPLFPSGPGPTPLIGIARIASQSAVADTGHLTEYRAMQVRSVLNPVISKRGVPFGRSINPYRGCEFGCRYCFARYTHEFMELRDPSLFEQQIFIKQNAAWLLRQELRKLRRGEEIAMGTATDPYQPIERRARVTRSLLEVLARCRGLRLGIVTKSTLIVRDLDLLKKFAEHNRLTVHLSITTPDIGLARILEPRAPRPDLRFRTVARLRQAGIRTGILCCPIMPGINDTPAAFEAMAKRAKDARACFLAANPLYLKPCSKETFLDFVRKYFPALQSSYEKRYGEAAFVSKAYRKRISDLLRAVTSKYRLGERYESLPSTAERGVEQTEQLSFWEEAP, from the coding sequence ATGGGCGAAGAAAAAGCGAATCTTCATACTCTGCCGCTCTTCCCTTCCGGTCCCGGACCGACACCTCTCATCGGGATTGCCCGCATCGCAAGCCAGTCCGCCGTCGCAGATACAGGCCATCTCACAGAATATCGCGCGATGCAGGTCCGTTCGGTCTTGAATCCAGTCATTTCAAAGCGTGGCGTACCTTTTGGCAGAAGCATCAACCCTTATCGCGGATGCGAATTTGGATGCAGGTATTGCTTTGCACGCTACACGCACGAATTTATGGAACTGCGCGACCCCTCACTCTTTGAGCAGCAGATCTTTATCAAGCAGAATGCGGCGTGGCTGCTTCGTCAGGAACTGCGCAAGCTACGCAGGGGCGAAGAAATTGCGATGGGCACGGCGACGGACCCCTATCAACCCATAGAAAGGCGGGCCCGCGTGACCCGCAGCCTGCTTGAAGTGCTGGCCAGATGTCGTGGATTGCGACTTGGTATCGTTACAAAGTCGACACTCATTGTGCGCGATCTTGATCTTTTGAAGAAATTCGCGGAGCACAATCGTCTGACGGTACATCTCAGCATCACCACGCCCGACATTGGACTGGCACGCATTCTGGAGCCTCGTGCGCCGCGTCCTGACCTCCGTTTCCGGACAGTTGCGCGCCTGCGTCAGGCCGGAATCCGTACCGGCATTCTGTGCTGTCCCATCATGCCGGGAATTAACGATACTCCAGCGGCCTTTGAAGCAATGGCCAAACGGGCAAAGGATGCACGGGCCTGCTTTTTGGCGGCCAACCCGCTTTATCTCAAGCCTTGTTCAAAAGAAACTTTTCTGGATTTTGTGCGGAAATATTTTCCCGCGCTGCAATCCAGCTATGAAAAACGCTATGGGGAGGCCGCCTTTGTGTCAAAAGCATACCGGAAAAGGATCTCTGATTTGCTCCGGGCGGTCACAAGCAAATATCGTCTGGGGGAGCGCTACGAAAGTCTTCCCAGCACCGCAGAACGTGGAGTGGAGCAGACGGAACAGTTGTCTTTTTGGGAAGAAGCGCCCTGA
- a CDS encoding metal-dependent hydrolase, with product MNDLKGTTVTWLGHATVLIGTPKGVSILIDPFITGNPKYPKGYKLPDKIDLVLATHGHGDHIADLVEVATRHHATVVGMPEVVVWAQSKGVKNGVGMNLGGTWHYEDAAISMVEAKHSSGIVDGEQKIYGGEAAGYVLTIENGPVLYHAGDTALFSDMQLIRDLYQPQLGMLPIGDHYTMGPKAAALAAKYLGLKSILPIHYGTFPVLTGTPEELKKHLEGSGIEVKAIGPGESIR from the coding sequence ATGAATGATCTAAAGGGAACTACTGTCACCTGGTTGGGGCACGCAACGGTGCTGATTGGAACTCCGAAGGGTGTTTCCATTCTCATTGACCCGTTTATTACCGGAAATCCGAAATACCCCAAGGGATACAAGCTGCCAGACAAGATCGACCTGGTTCTGGCTACGCATGGCCATGGAGACCATATTGCAGACCTGGTAGAGGTGGCAACCCGACATCACGCTACGGTGGTAGGGATGCCCGAGGTTGTAGTTTGGGCCCAGTCCAAGGGGGTAAAGAATGGCGTCGGAATGAATCTTGGGGGCACCTGGCATTATGAGGATGCCGCCATCAGCATGGTCGAGGCAAAGCACAGTTCCGGCATTGTGGATGGCGAGCAGAAGATTTATGGCGGAGAGGCAGCAGGCTATGTTCTTACGATAGAAAATGGTCCGGTGCTCTACCATGCCGGCGATACGGCGCTCTTCTCAGACATGCAGTTGATCCGCGATCTGTACCAGCCGCAACTGGGGATGCTTCCGATTGGAGACCACTACACCATGGGGCCGAAGGCGGCAGCTCTGGCTGCGAAATATCTTGGGCTCAAGAGCATTTTGCCCATTCATTACGGGACCTTTCCTGTGCTAACAGGAACGCCTGAGGAGCTGAAGAAGCATCTGGAGGGAAGCGGCATTGAAGTGAAGGCAATTGGGCCGGGAGAAAGCATCCGATAA